From the genome of Chloroflexota bacterium:
TCAACCTGGCCCAGTGTAGCATGTCCGACATCCAAATCCCCTAACACCGGCTGGTAAGCCGCCCTGACTATGTCTCCTAGCACAGCGGCGCGATCCTTCCCCCCTGCATTAACCAGGCTGACCATCTCCTGGGTCGGGCAACTGTCGTCACTCATCAAACCCAGAAAAAGAAGCGTTCCCTTGGCAGTCAGAGCAGCGCTATCTGAGAATCCCAGATCCTTGAAGTAGCTCCGGTCGAACTGCGTCGGTGTATTTTCCTGGACTGCTTGCAATAGCCGTTGCCAAGCAGAATAGGTCAGGTAAGGTGGCAGACGGTTGCTATCTCGTGATTTCATCATCTCATCTTCCCCATGCGTGTTAATTTTCAATTCAACATTATACAACAGATGAAATGGAATGTCAAGACCTATCTTTGACGCACTGTACAGTCATCATGACATTCATGATGAGATGATATCAGTACCAGTATAGCACGTGATTTAGCTATGAAATAGCCCAGTATTAATAATTCATCTCATTTCCAAAAACCTATTGACAGTGCAAAATTCGCCGTTCTAAAATAGCAACATCAAGGTTCCAGCACGTTGCATCAAGACCGCGGTATTCATGCAGACAAGCTGAATCCTAATTACTAGAAGGAGGAGAAAGTGAGCGAGAGATCAAGTGGAAGACCACCGGCAACAATCAAGGTGATCGGTGTGGGTGGAGGAGGGTGCAATGCTGTGAGACGGATGCTGACCAAGGCAACGCCAGGGGTCGAGTACATAGTGTGCAACACTGACATAAAGTCACTCGATTCCTGTCCGAACACTGTCTTGTCAGTGCAGATAGGTGAGCATCTGACTCGCGGCTTTGGGGCGGGAGGCGATGTCGGAGTCGGAGCGCGGGCTGCAGAGGAGGGGCGCTTTCTATTAAAGAGATCCCTAAAAGACGCCGAACTGGTGTTCATTACTGCCGGCATGGGCGGCGGCACGGGCACAGGGGCAGCCCCCGTAGTAGCTCAGATAGCTAAGGAAAGCCGTGCCCTGGTAATCGGCGTAGTCACCACGCCCTTCTCCTTTGAGGGGAAGAAGCGCTTTCAGTTAGCTCTGGGTGGCATCCGCCGACTCAGACAAGAAGTAGACAATCTTATTGTTATTCACAATGATCGTCTGCTGCAGTTCGTAGAGCAGAATGCCCCCACGACCCACGCCTTCGCCGTAGCCGACGAGGCTGTTTCTGAGGGCATCCTGGCCGTCTCCCACCTCGTCAATGTCCCTGGAGAGATCAATGTTGACCTGGCTGATGTCAAGACAGTGATGAGCATTCCGGGCGGTGCGCTCATGGCCATCGGCAGAGGGGACGGCTGCCGCTATCCAGCTCAGGAGGCAGCCGAACAGGCCATTTCTAACCCCTTGCTAGACATCGATGTCAAGGGTGCCAAAGGGATCCTGTTCAACTTCAGTGGCGGCCCAGATCTGACTCTGGGAGAAGTCAACGACGCGGCCAATCTGATTGCCAGGGAAGTCGATCCTGAGGCCATCATGTTCTTTGGTATGTCGAGCCCCAGTGAGGAACTGAGGGATACAGTTAAGCTCACGCTGATAGCTACTGGTATTCATCCGCCTCTGCCCAGCAACTGGCTATCCGAAATGGGTGAGACTATCAGAGAAGTAGTGATGGGACGCAGGAGATAGGTGACAATCGAAACAATAATAATATAGAAAGGAGACCCGAACAATGTCTATGCTTCTATCGTGGATCAATGCAGCAGCAGGGATAGTGCTCTTCTATGCCATCTCGGACATATCCAATTGGAAGATATTCGATTCACCCGGTTCTAAGATACTGCCCTTCATCCTAGGCATAGTACTATTCTTGAATGCCGTATATTTGGCTGTAGGCAAAGAGGGATTGCTACGCCGCAGCTAATCTGCCCCCGGCGTACAGCTTTCGGAAAGCATGGTTGCCGATCTCTGAGGCCACCTCAATGAGGTGATTAAGACAGCACCTTGTCGCTAGTCTCACCAAGGAGGCCTGGAACGGCAGAGTGAATTGAAGGGCTTAGTACCCTCGCCCGTCGCTTTCCTACGCTGCTGAAAGCTGATAGCCTAGGGCTTTTGGGCGGAGGTTGTCTTTTTGGGGGGAGGCCTTCCCCCTCCCCCCAAACCATCGAGCCATAGTTATCATAAAAATTTTGCTAATGAAAGGAGGAAGAGGAATGGTGGAGACAATGATCCGTATCGGAAACTCCAGAATGATGGATCGCACCAGACCACCAGCGTTGATCAAAGTCATCGGCGTGGGTGGTGGTGGCTGCAATACTGTTCGCCGCATGATACGCAGCCAGCGGATCCCCGGCGTCGAGTGCGTCGTTGCCAATACAGATATCAAATCCCTGGACATGTCACAGGGGGCAGTAGCACTGCAAATAGGTGAGCATCTCACTCATGGCTTCGGGGCAGGAGGAGATGTCAAAGTTGGCAAGCAGGCAGCCGAGGAAGGACTGTTCCTACTGAAGAGGGTAGTCAAAGATGCTGAACTAATATTCATTACGGTAGGCATGGGTGGAGGTACAGGCACAGGAGCAGCTCCGGTTGTAGCCAGGATAGCTAAGGACAGTGGGGCCCTAGTCCTGGCTGTTGTGACGACGCCTTTCTCCTTTGAAGGCAGAAAGCGACTGGATGTTGCCTTAGCAGGTATCCAGCGCCTCAAAGCCGAAGTCGATAATATGATCGTCGTCCACAATGACCGTCTTCTCCAGTACTCGGACCATAACGCCAGTATTTCCCAAGCCTTCGCCATGGCCGATGAGGTAGTTAGCGAGGGAATTACGAGCGTGTCCCAGCTTATCAATGTCCCCGGTGAGATAAACGTTGATCTGGCTGATGTAAAGATGGTGATGAGCCTGCCTGGCACAGCCATCATGGCCATGGGTCAGGGCGAGGGCGCACATCCAGCTATGGATGCAGCACAACAAGCCATATCCAACCCTCTGATAGATGTCACCATAAAAGGTGCCCGCGGGCTTCTCATCAGCTTCTCAGGTGGACCAGACCTCAGCCTGGGTGAGGTAACTGAGGCAGCTACCCTTATTGCCCGAGAAGCCGACCCCAACTGCAACTTCAAGTTTGGTCTAGCTTCTCTGACAGAAGACCTTCTGGGCAAGTCTAAGGTTAACGTCATTGCCACAGGGATCAAGTCAGGAAGCACATCACGGGGGTGGCTGGCTGACCTGGGAGATAAGATTACGGAGGCCACGAACCGCCGCGGGCGCTAAGCCGCAGGCACGCTAGAAGGAGCGTGAAAGCGGGGAAAATCTTGAGCAGCACCGCACCTCCTACAGCCGAACCGACTTAGAAAG
Proteins encoded in this window:
- the ftsZ gene encoding cell division protein FtsZ, which gives rise to MSERSSGRPPATIKVIGVGGGGCNAVRRMLTKATPGVEYIVCNTDIKSLDSCPNTVLSVQIGEHLTRGFGAGGDVGVGARAAEEGRFLLKRSLKDAELVFITAGMGGGTGTGAAPVVAQIAKESRALVIGVVTTPFSFEGKKRFQLALGGIRRLRQEVDNLIVIHNDRLLQFVEQNAPTTHAFAVADEAVSEGILAVSHLVNVPGEINVDLADVKTVMSIPGGALMAIGRGDGCRYPAQEAAEQAISNPLLDIDVKGAKGILFNFSGGPDLTLGEVNDAANLIAREVDPEAIMFFGMSSPSEELRDTVKLTLIATGIHPPLPSNWLSEMGETIREVVMGRRR
- the ftsZ gene encoding cell division protein FtsZ, which gives rise to MKGGRGMVETMIRIGNSRMMDRTRPPALIKVIGVGGGGCNTVRRMIRSQRIPGVECVVANTDIKSLDMSQGAVALQIGEHLTHGFGAGGDVKVGKQAAEEGLFLLKRVVKDAELIFITVGMGGGTGTGAAPVVARIAKDSGALVLAVVTTPFSFEGRKRLDVALAGIQRLKAEVDNMIVVHNDRLLQYSDHNASISQAFAMADEVVSEGITSVSQLINVPGEINVDLADVKMVMSLPGTAIMAMGQGEGAHPAMDAAQQAISNPLIDVTIKGARGLLISFSGGPDLSLGEVTEAATLIAREADPNCNFKFGLASLTEDLLGKSKVNVIATGIKSGSTSRGWLADLGDKITEATNRRGR